A stretch of DNA from Triticum dicoccoides isolate Atlit2015 ecotype Zavitan chromosome 2A, WEW_v2.0, whole genome shotgun sequence:
GGTGATTAAGTGGTATGCTGATTTGTTTGGTTGTAAATAAACCATTTCCTTATTAGTTCTCCTTGAGATATGTGGATTGGGCTGGGAGCTAAATATCTGAAAGGTTTGATGCCTGAAAAGGTAATGTTTGTTTCTATGAGGGGGAGAACTATCTCATTGAATGTTGtgctatccaacttatccatccatcCCATTTCTAAGTTTCTGTTAAATaaaacctttttggagaaattacaTAAGCACACGAGGAAACACCTTGGGAATTTGTAGTAACTAGAAAATCACCGTTTAGTCCAGCGAAGGAGGCTTTACACTGGTTTCCATGGGCCTTTTGCCCTTAGCTAATTGATGCATGTACAAATCCGCCAAATGCATGGAAGTATCACATTTCCTCGCAACGTGAGTCATACAACCACACATGTATAGCAACCTTCAAAGGTGCTAcccttgtcatttctcttgaaatgACTATTGCCCTTTTGAGCTCCATTCGTATTCCGCTTCTCATCCCATTTACACTTTTCTTTACCACCGATGATATTGCCAAATCCTCATTGAAGAACTAACTGTGAAGAGCATTTCTTCACGAGATCCGCATCTAAAACCGCACTATTGTAGAATTTTAACTTCAAGTTGCCTTGGTGCACAACATAGTTGCATGCTTCGATAGACTCAAAGTCATGGAATTTGACGAATGTCCATTCCCTTTGCACTACAGGTATCATCACCACCCTGTGTTGATCACAACAAATTAGAGATCCTGAGCTATCAAGTTAATCTTGACATCCATCATCGAGGTCCGAAATTTGCTGCTGTCAATGGAAACCTCAGCAAAGTCTTTCTTCGATATGTCCAAACTATCCTGCATGAAATCTTCATGCCCATAATTATGTTGTAAAAAATGATTGGGCATCGACCAACGCATATCAATTTACAAATTGCCGATACATATACCTTGATACACAATGCACTTACCGTACACTAAATTACTGTCAGAACACATATGCATAAAAACTAGATAGCTAAAAGCTaagcagaaaagaaaaactagTATTGACCGAAAAAGGGACACCCCAAACTAGTGGGTGAGACCATATCTGTCTTTTTGttccttttattcttttttttaaaTCCAACTGATGTCGATTTTTTGTCTTTGGTCGTATCCTATACGACCATTTGGCTTAGCCCGATCGATGGTGCTTTAGTAGATTGCGGGTGCCTTCGCATGGGATTTAAAAACCTTTTGGTTGGCTCATCCAAATAACAGTGGAGGTGGATCGTTAAGGTGAACCCCTTTCGAACCGCTACACTTGATCCCATTGAGCCACTCCACCTGATCTGCTTATCCACCATCTCGATCAACGATAATAAGAATAACGGGCTGATTAATAGTGCTGAAAACACCAAACTTTGGGTTAAACTACAAAGTGCACGAGTCTGTCTGCTCTTGTATAAAATGTCGTAAGCCAGAAGGTTAATCTACAAAGTTCTGTTTTTTTGACCATCAAAACGTATCTCTTTCTTCATTGGCATAAATCGTTACATCATTAACCAAAAGAGATACAATTGAGGGGGTGGAAGTTCAATCTAAGGAACTAGCTTCATCGAATTTTGCTGGGCAATAGCGTTCGCCTCATGAAACTCATGTTCGAACACCACTTTGGCAAATTCTGAAGTCATGAAATAACAATCATCAAGTATTGATGTTGCACTTCCTGTTATCTGCATGTCATTGTTCATGGCTTCATAAAGGTTATTTCTGACTTCGGTGGCCTGGGTCAACGTCACCGTGTGTCATGTCGAAGCAGGGGGGTGTCACCGCTGGGAGCGGGCTTGCCGCGCCTTGGTCGGTTGTGCCACAGTTAAGCGGGGAGAATGGATCACCTCCTCTATCGACGTGCACTAACGGTCACTGGTTCGTCCGCCTTtttctccttccccccttctcttaTAATGCAAGGAAAGGAAGAGACATGATATCTGCCTGTCGGGTTACACATGTGGAGATTTTCTAATATCTTTTTTgaacatggtacagacgcaagtgctcatatatatgcgcatacactcacccatatgaatgcacaaacgcacaccctacccctatgagcacctccgagagaccgagccggcatatcatcttgaggttTTACAAAGTCATCGCAGGCGCCGCGTAGACGACGGGaacacgtctcctcccactgaatacgTATagccaaaaatcctaaaataatgcgagcaccaggacttgaatccTTAATGGTCTGAGGATACCACTGTACACGTAACCATCCAATCATACGTTGGTTCGCGGAGATTCCCTAATTGACGTGTGTTAATTGCTTTATAACAAAAACACCATCTATCTAGTCAAAGAATCAGATAATATATGCATCAATGTTAAATCACATTGGTCTCTAATAGATATAACATTTCAAATAAGGTCAACTTATAAATATACAACTGACGTGACATGTCACCTATCATTAGCAACAATAATTTTACTAAAATGCACCCTCGTGCTTGACCTGGTGAGCATAACCGCACGCCCGCAACTTCCCCGCCACACTTGGATTTGAAACATGTTGCATGAACTTGTACAAGTGCTAAAATCCATCATTTGGTAGGATAATTTCTTCCTAAAAAAAGTTGGTTTTGCTCTCGATCTTTTCTAGAAGGTTTATTTTTGTGAAATCTTCGTCGTTAAGAAACAATCTGGTCCAACAATTTTTTTTTGATTCACAACATACTGTTGGCAAAATAGCTTGATTCGCCATGTAAAGTTACGTCGTTGAGAGTTGGTGAGGATGGTGGCAGAGATAGCTAAGCCGATGGTAAGAAAATATTAATGTATTAATGATAAATCACACCTGTCTCCAACCGGTATAATTATTATAAACAGCTGCGACAAATGAGCGAATACAAAGCCAACTCATATATACGACACTGTAGTCAACGACCGTAATTAGTTTTGCACATATAGCGTACCCTCACTCACCATGTAAAGTCACGTCGCTAAGAGTTGGTGAACCCAGTTGTCCGATGGCAAAGACAAAGCTAACTCAATGGTAAAAAATATATTAATATATTAATGGTAAATCACATCTGTCTTCAAACGGTGTAATTATCATGGACGGTGGGGACAAATGAGCAGACACATAACCCAGTTGCCCGGTGGCAGAGACAGCCAAGCCAATGCTAAGAAAATATTAACGTATTAATGAAAAATCACACCTGTTTCCAACCCGTATAATTATTAAGGACGGTTGCGACAAATGAGCGGATACAAGGCCAACTCATACATACAACGCCATAGTGAATATCATAATTAGTTTTCCACATTTAGCGTGCCCTCACTCACCATGTAAAGTCATGTCGCCAAGAGTTAGTGGACCCAATTGTCTGATGGCAAAGACACAGCTAAGCCAGTAGTAAAAAAATATTGGTGTATTAACGATAAATCACACGTGTTTTCCAACCGGTGTAATTATCATGGACGGTGGGGACAAACGAGCGGATAAGGCCAACAACTCATACATACAACACCATAGTCAATGGCCATAATTGGCTTCCATATATACCCACCGTCCAACCTCCCAATATGTACTCCTTCAGCAAGAAACGAATAAATGGTAAGATGGTAATACTCCGAGCAGATAAAACCACACGGACGGAGCCATCCGCGCGTGCCACTGCGCGTGGGCCAGCCGCCATTAACCCCACGCGCAAGGGATTTGCGCCGCGTCCTCTTTAAAACCCCCCTTCAACCTCGGGCTTTGCTCGTCCGTCCCATCCATCTCCGTCTCTCGCTTCGCCCCCCTGCTCCTTTCCGCCCAACGCCCGCTTGTCTTCCCGTAGAGCCAGCAGTTGTCGCGCCTCGGCCATGGAGGACGGCCGGAGCGACGCCAAGGAGGCCAGCATGGTCGAGCTGGCCTTGTCCTTGGAGAAGGTCCGCcagatcgagggcggcggcgacaatGCCGACGGCCAGAAGAAGCTGTGGGGGCTCCTCCGTCTGTTCATGGCCTGCATGGTCTCCGGCGGCATCCAGTACGGCTGGGCGCTGCagctctccctcctctcgccctaCTCCCAGGTACGTAGATGCTGCTGGTTAATTTCCCCTTGTTGAGCTCCTACATCTCCTTTGTTACATCTTTTTCCTCGATGTTCTTGCTGCCGTGATTGTTTTTCTCTGATATCTCGTGTTCATCTTTGGGTTGCAGACGCTTGGGATTCCCCACCAGTACGTTTCCCTAACCTGGATTTGCGGTCCCATCGCTGGATTTGTGGTGAGTTTTCCTGCGATTTCATCCCCATAACCAGTTTCCTTTTTCTTCCTTCCGTTTCCTTTTCAAAGTTCGGTGAAAAAAAATAAGAGAATTTGTTGTTAAGGCACGGAATCTTGAAAATCTGAAACTACCACGCAAATCTGCTGAAAATATTCACGTAGTAAAAGGGTAATGGACCGATCGTTTTCATATCTGCTCATTATTCCCCGGCTACCAAACCCCATGCACTAAAAAGGAAAGGGCTAAAAATggcattaataattaattaattaatttgtaAATCGGTTCGCCATGGCCAGGTGCAACCCATCGTCGGCTACTACAGCGACCGGTGCACCGCCAGGATGGGCCGGCGGCGGCCCTTCATCCTCGTCGGATGCCTCATAATCTGCGTCTCGGTAAGTCACCAAATTAATCaccttctttccttcttcttcgAGCTGCCAATCGGTCTTTAATTTTGCTGACGCCGTCGATTAATTGTGCTGATTGGCCCAAACGTGCAGGTGCTCCTCATTGGCTTCTCTGCGGACATCGGGCGCGCGCTCGGCGACACCAAGGAGCACTGCAGCGTGAGTACGGGCCCACGatgggccgccgccgccatctacaTTGTTGGCTTCTGGTTCCTCGACTTCGCCAACAACACCGTCCAGGGGCCGGCTCGTGCCATGATGGCCGATCTTTCCGGTGAGCGTTCACCTCAGCTCAAGCTCCCCCTTCCTTCAACGTCGATGTTTCTTGTCATGTATACTGATCAGAGGAGCTCGATTGGGTGCAGCTGGGAACCATGGCCCCAACGTCGGCCAGGCGGTCTTCTGCCTCTGGATGGCCATCGGCAACGTCCTCGGCTACACGGCCGGCGCCAACGGCAAGTGGCACGAGTaagttcttttcttcttcttcttcttcttcttctctcttccCGGCGTGGACGGACCGACTGACTGACGCCGTTGGTTGCAGGTGGTTCCCTTGGCTGAAATCTTCGGCGTGCTGCGACGCGTGCGCAAACCTCAAGGGCGCCTTCCTCACCGCTGTGATCCTCATCGTCATCAGCATGACGGTCACCATGTACCTCGCCGGCGAGAAGCAGCTCGACAAGGCCGACGTGCAGGCCGCCTCCGGCCGCGGGTGCTTCTCCGCCTTCGGCGACCTCTTCAAGAGCTTGAGGAACCTTCCCCCTTCCATGTTCAAAGTGCTCGCCGTCACGGCCATTACCTGGGTACGTACTATAGCT
This window harbors:
- the LOC119352161 gene encoding sucrose transport protein SUT5-like, with amino-acid sequence MEDGRSDAKEASMVELALSLEKVRQIEGGGDNADGQKKLWGLLRLFMACMVSGGIQYGWALQLSLLSPYSQTLGIPHQYVSLTWICGPIAGFVVQPIVGYYSDRCTARMGRRRPFILVGCLIICVSVLLIGFSADIGRALGDTKEHCSVSTGPRWAAAAIYIVGFWFLDFANNTVQGPARAMMADLSAGNHGPNVGQAVFCLWMAIGNVLGYTAGANGKWHEWFPWLKSSACCDACANLKGAFLTAVILIVISMTVTMYLAGEKQLDKADVQAASGRGCFSAFGDLFKSLRNLPPSMFKVLAVTAITWLAWFPFFQYDTDWMGREIYHGVPQGPKSSVYDAGVREGAIGLLLSSITLGATSFLIPKLCRKLTSKVVWSISNFMVFGIMTAMVVVGLISTKGYNVALTANLTGPDPKLKAIALTLFALIGIPQAVLFSVPWAVASQVVAAEEDDGQGQGQGLAIGVLNIAIVVPQLIIALTAGPIDKAFGKDNTPAFGIGGAFAFICAILALILLPKTRGNSNAAVMAGGH